From one Anoplolepis gracilipes chromosome 8, ASM4749672v1, whole genome shotgun sequence genomic stretch:
- the LOC140669050 gene encoding DNA replication licensing factor Mcm5: MEGFDDPGVFFSDNFAVDNNDENRVNLQHSKKKFKEFIRQFHEGNFNYKYRDTLKRNYNLGQYWLEINLEDLAAFDESLAEKIQKLPTEYLPILEEAAKDVADELTTPRPEGEEKVEDIQVLLCSDAHPSSLRGMKPDIVSKLVKIPGIIVSASGIRAKATKIAIQCRSCKVTQVNIPIKPGLEGYALPRKCSTEQAGRPRCPLDPFFIMPDKCRCVDFQVLKLQELPDHIPQGEMPRHLQLYCDRYLCDRIVPGNRVLILGIYSIKKVSKTGGKGTGREKALVGVRAPYIRVLGISVDGENTNIGTQPPVSSEEEDLFTRLAADPNLYERIAKSIAPSIFGAIDIKKAIACLLFGGARKLMPDGLCRRGDINVLMLGDPGTAKSQLLKFVEKVAPIAVYTSGKGSSAAGLTASVSRDPVTRNFVMEGGAMVLADGGVVCIDEFDKMKEDDRVAIHEAMEQQTISIAKAGITTTLNTRCSVLAAANSVFGRWDDIKGEENIDFMPTILSRFDTIFIVKDEHEQNKDITLAKHVLNIHCNAGQITEQSVEGEIPVHILKKYINYCRTRCGPRLSVDAGEKLKNRYVMMRAGTREHEKDSEKRLSIPITVRQLEAIIRISEALAKMQMQPFATELHVNEALRLFQVSTLEAAMSGSLAGAEGFTSEEDHEILSRIEKQLKSRFPIGHQVSEQNIVKDFLKQSFPERAIYKVIHTMIRRGELQHRLQRKMLYRLH, encoded by the exons ATGGAAGGCTTTGACGATCCAGGAGTGTTCTTCTCGGATAACTTTGCGGTAGACAACAATGACGAAAATCGCGTAAATCTCCAACACTCGAAGAAGAAGTTTAAGGAATTCATTCGACAGTTTCACGAGGGTAACTTCAATTACAAATATCG GGATACCCTAAAACGTAATTACAATCTTGGTCAATACTGGCTAGAGATTAATTTGGAAGATCTAGCAGCCTTTGACGAATCCCTCGCAGAAAAAATCCAAAAGCTCCCAACAGAGTATTTGCCGATTCTAGAGGAGGCTGCGAAAGATGTCGCGGACGAACTTACAACCCCACGACCCGAAGGTGAAGAGAAAGTGGAAGATATTCAGGTGTTGTTGTGCTCGGATGCTCATCCAAGCTCTCTGAGAGGAATGAAG CCAGATATTGTTTCCAAACTCGTTAAGATTCCTGGTATAATTGTTTCTGCCTCTGGTATTAGAGCAAAGGCAACAAAAATTGCGATACAATGTCGCTCTTGCAAAGTTACTCAAGTCAATATTCCTATCAAGCCAGGTTTGGAAGGATATGCTTTACCTAGGAAGTGTTCTAC GGAACAGGCAGGTCGACCAAGATGTCCTCTAGATCCTTTCTTTATAATGCCAGATAAGTGCCGTTGCGTGGACTTTCAAGTATTGAAGCTTCAAGAATTACCAGATCATATACCACAGGGTGAAATGCCTAGGcatttgcaattatattgcGATCGATATTTATGCGACAGAATCGTGCCTGGTAATAGGGTTTTGATTCTTGGGATATATTCCATTAAAAAGGTCTCTAAAACAGGCGGCAAAGGTACAGGCAGAGAGAAGGCATTGGTAGGCGTTCGGGCTCCATATATTCGAGTTCTTGGTATCTCTGTAGATGGAGAAAACACAAACATTG GAACTCAACCACCTGTGTCGTCCGAAGAAGAAGATCTTTTCACCCGTTTAGCGGCAGATCCTAATTTATATGAGAGAATTGCAAAGAGCATAGCTCCTAGTATTTTTGGCGcaatagatatcaaaaaagCTATCGCGTGTTTATTATTTGGTGGAGCCAGAAAACTGATGCCAGATGGTTTATGTAGGAGAGGTGATATCAACGTCTTGATGTTGGGTGATCCAGGTACCGCCAAGTCGCAGTTATTGAAATTTGTAGAAAAAGTCGCTCCTATAGCTGTTTATACATCGGGAAAGGGTAGCTCCGCGGCTGGTTTGACTGCGTCCGTGTCGAGAGATCCAGTAACT AGAAATTTTGTCATGGAGGGCGGTGCAATGGTGCTCGCTGACGGTGGGGTTGTCTGCATAGATGAGTTTGACAAGATGAAAGAGGACGATAGAGTGGCGATACATGAGGCTATGGAGCAACAAACAATCTCTATAGCGAAAGCGGGGATAACGACGACCCTGAATACGCGTTGTTCTGTATTAGCGGCGGCAAATTCAGTCTTCGGTCGTTGGGACGATATAAAAGGAGAAGAAAACATAGATTTCATGCCGACGATACTGTCGCGTTTCGACacgatatttattgttaaagatGAACATGAACAAAACAAAGATATAACTCTGGCTAAACACGTTTTGAACATTCATTGTAATGCTGGCCAGATCACAGAACAATCGGTAGAGGGGGAGATACCTGTACACATtcttaaaaagtatattaattattgcagaAC GCGTTGTGGTCCAAGACTCAGTGTAGATGCaggagaaaaattgaaaaatcgtTATGTAATGATGCGAGCTGGTACAAGAGAACATGAAAAAGATTCCGAGAAAAGATTGTCTATACCTATAACAGTTCGGCAACTTGAGGCTATTATACGAATTTCCGAAGCTTTGGCCAAAATGCAGATGCAACCTTTTGCCACCGAACTCCACGTTAACGAAGCTCTAAGGCTCTTCCAAGTGTCTACATTAGAAGCAGCAATGTCTGGATCATTAGCAG GAGCTGAAGGATTTACCTCAGAAGAGGATCATGAAATATTGTCTCGCATCGAAAAGCAATTGAAAAGCAGATTCCCTATCGGACATCAAGTATCTGAACAAAATATAGTGAAAGATTTTCTTAAACAATCATTTCCGGAACGGGCTATTTACAAAGTCATACATACGATGATACGTCGCGGTGAACTGCAACATCGTTTGCAACGCAAAATGTTGTACAGATTACATTGA